A single window of Crassostrea angulata isolate pt1a10 chromosome 8, ASM2561291v2, whole genome shotgun sequence DNA harbors:
- the LOC128159311 gene encoding multiple epidermal growth factor-like domains protein 10 encodes MGIQCVFLEILLQLLLIVTAISACAPGWYGDDCKYVCPKNCLDKVCDVKDGRCNNCSVGWMGSDCESSCQKGSYGKDCAFVCKGYCKDGCNKVNGTCDDGCDPGWYTDGCNKECPSPSYGAECKFTCGHCRDGVRCNHVTGQCRTGCEPGYIGQNCNNVCPDGHYGNKCEKTCGKDAKCNHVTGECCGITELRKLLKEKEEMLYKEHVYRTILIVALAAFMSLSCALFLYIVRKFRICNC; translated from the exons CCTGTGCTCCCGGATGGTATGGAGACGACTGCAAATATGTCTGCCCCAAGAACTGCCTCGACAAAGTATGTGACGTCAAAGACGGCAGATGTAACAACTGTTCAGTCGGATGGATGGGTAGTGACTGTGAATCGT CCTGTCAAAAAGGAAGCTATGGAAAAGATTGCGCCTTCGTATGTAAAGGCTATTGTAAAGATGGCTGCAACAAGGTAAACGGAACATGCGATGATGGATGTGATCCTGGATGGTACACTGATGGCTGCAATAAAG AGTGCCCTAGTCCATCATATGGAGCGGAATGTAAATTTACTTGCGGCCATTGCCGGGATGGAGTTCGTTGTAACCACGTGACTGGACAGTGTAGGACTGGCTGTGAACCAGGATACATTGGACAAAATTGTAACAATG TTTGCCCAGACGGCCACTACGGCAACAAATGTGAAAAGACATGTGGAAAAGATGCCAAGTGTAATCATGTGACTGGCGAATGCTGTGGCATTACGGAACTTCGCAAgcttt TGAAAGAAAAAGAGGAGATGTTATACAAGGAACACGTTTATAGGACCATACTCATTGTCGCTCTAGCTGCGTTTATGTCCCTGAGCTGTGCTCTGTTTTTGTATATAGTTCGCAAGTTCCgaatttgtaattgttaa